The window GGAAGTATTTGCAATAATTCCACCTGTTGATTTATTAATCAGCTCAACCCCTCCTAAAATAGCTGTGCCTTCACATTCTATATTAATATCTTCTGGAACAATGATTTCAACTCCACCCATTATTGCAGTTAAATCCACAATAGTCTCTTCTTGGGGGATTTCTGCTAAAGTTAAATCAAGCTCGATACCACCCCAAAAGGCGACAAATGAACTATCTTTTAGAACCCATTTCTCTGATTTTTTCTCGACAGATCCTAGTATTGCAAAATTAGATTTGCCATTTCCTTTTTTTCCAAAAACTAAATTAATACCTACTAGTATTAATATTACTGGCCATAGTAAGCTCCAAAATGAATCCATATTAATATGG is drawn from Alkalibaculum bacchi and contains these coding sequences:
- the liaF gene encoding cell wall-active antibiotics response protein LiaF gives rise to the protein MLRSKGNLLMGSFIILLGIVLLLNSIGLVDINLEDLFSTYWPIIFIFIGARFLLNRGSTGEILSGIVFIAFGIILIGNNMDLFHINMDSFWSLLWPVILILVGINLVFGKKGNGKSNFAILGSVEKKSEKWVLKDSSFVAFWGGIELDLTLAEIPQEETIVDLTAIMGGVEIIVPEDINIECEGTAILGGVELINKSTGGIIANTSYLQKSPIPSNKTVKFYSRAILGGIEIRHKKVPVAH